Proteins from a single region of Oreochromis niloticus isolate F11D_XX linkage group LG7, O_niloticus_UMD_NMBU, whole genome shotgun sequence:
- the tmem38b gene encoding trimeric intracellular cation channel type B, producing MDLLSVLHFDELSHGLANLSMFPYFDMAHYIVSVMALREQPGALEVSRVSPLACWFSSMLFCFGGAVLSGIMLAEPPVAPLSNSTGVLLASVIWYLVFYCPMDLVYACASPLPLRLVLSGMKEVTRTWKVLGGVTQAHSKYKDGLLVMIAIGWARGAGGGLISNFEQLVRGVWKPETNELLKMSYPTKITLIGAVLFALQQTHYLPLQKHHLMFIYTVFIVVNKSRMMLTGSSTSPFATIESALYKTLFAGYSPYAALTSEVKSACIDNSSMNKTTTTKESSENGSPGQQTPTSPATGQSSSLEAKEESPNAAATNCKKTN from the exons ATGGATCTTCTCAGTGTGCTGCATTTCGACGAACTGTCTCATGGACTGGCAAACTTGTCCATGTTTCCTTACTTTGACATGGCGCATTATATCGTGTCTGTCATGGCTCTGAGGGAGCAGCCAG GAGCTCTCGAGGTGTCCAGAGTCAGCCCCTTAGCCTGCTGGTTCAGCTCCATGCTCTTCTGTTTTGGGGGAGCAGTGCTGTCGGGGATCATGCTGGCAGAGCCACCAGTCGCTCCTTTGTCCAACAGCACCGGTGTTCTCCTTGCTTCAGTCATATG GTACCTGGTGTTTTACTGCCCCATGGACCTGGTGTACGCATGTGCGTCGCCGCTGCCCCTCAGACTGGTGCTGTCAGGGATGAAGGAAGTGACGAGGACGTGGAAGGTCCTTGGAGGGGTGACTCAGGCTCACAGCAAATACAAGGACGGCCTTCTTGTTATGATTGCCATCGGATGGGCTAGAG GTGCTGGAGGTGGTCTGATAAGTAATTTTGAGCAGCTTGTTCGAGGAGTGTGGAAACCAGAGACAAATGAGCTCCTCAAAATGTCTTA TCCCACAAAGATTACCCTGATCGGGGCGGTGCTGTTCGCTCTGCAGCAGACACACTACCTGCCTCTCCAGAAGCACCACCTGATGTTCATTTACACCGTCTTTATTGTTGTCAACAAG TCAAGGATGATGCTGACGGGCTCTTCCACCTCACCCTTCGCCACCATTGAGTCAGCCCTCTATAAGACCCTCTTCGCCGGCTACTCGCCTTATGCCGCCCTCACCAGTGAGGTGAAGAGCGCTTGTATCGATAATAGCAGCATGAACAAGACAACCACCACCAAAGAGTCCAGTGAGAATGGATCACCGGGGCAGCAAACCCCAACTTCTCCAGCCACGGGACAGAGCAGCTCGCTCGAAGCCAAAGAGGAGTCACCGAACGCAGCGGCAACAAACTGCAAAAAGACCAACTAG